The Lycium barbarum isolate Lr01 chromosome 12, ASM1917538v2, whole genome shotgun sequence genome includes a region encoding these proteins:
- the LOC132624492 gene encoding LRR receptor-like serine/threonine-protein kinase FLS2 yields the protein MGFSGTFPPQLGDLSFLVSLDLSYNNFHGELPPEFSRLRKLRIINLSFNNFTGQIPKFLGEFQDLQMLSLENNSFSGFIPPPISNMKNLGFLNLRYNNLEGNIPTGIATLRSLKWLSFGFNKLNGSNVLSMFNISTLEYLDLINAGLIGDFPSDLCRRLPRLQRLGLNFNMLSGEIPRSISECSELQVLLLLQNNFIEKIPRELGKLQLLQILTLGFNKLQGTIPDEIGDLHNLKQMGTEKNALIGLIPLTIFNISSLQVLSIWDKREGGREKGKRESCAYCTKMEWQRSAIVERELSFGRKWKGMREKREGGVVIPDEVGNLQELLELKLDFNNFSGSIPIGIFNISTLASISLTQKHISGANKIDGVLPSSISNLSKLTVLELSTNELTGSIPDSLRNLRLIEILNLQGNAFTSEFSMLSFITPLANCRHLRELILSLNPLNAILPKSIGNLSSLQTFEAVGCNLKGHVPNEIGNLRNLSYLKLDYNDFTGIVQVTISSLKKLQQLSLDANRISGPFPIVLCELPNVGMLNFSQNQMWGSIASCLGEMTSLREIYLDSNNFTASIPSSLWNLKDILKLNLSSNFFNGSLPPEVGNLKVAILLDLSWNQISGNIPSTLGSLRGLIQLYLAHNKIEGSNPETIGNLLNLEVLDISSNMISGVIPKSLEALKKLYSFNVSFNRLHGEIPNGGPFIDLPYQSFVSNEGLCGNTQKHIPGCPSNLKNHPHSEKRRVVWIIVASSVIALVGLASAIVFVLIRCRGKLVIGEDEWSPKVAPQRISFYELHRATHGFDENNLLGSGSFGSVYKGTLEDGMIVAVKVFNVQSEGTFQTFDRECEILRNLRHRNLTKIISSCCNLDFKALVLEYMPNVSLDNLLYSQDYSINIMQRLNVMVDVASALEYLHHGYFVPIIHCDMKPSNVLLDKDMVGHLADFGIIKFLTKEESIAHTATFATIGYIAPEYGLEGLISKRSDVYSYGIMLLETFTKKKPNDEMFTGDVDLRSWVHSSLHDKLDEIIDADLLTIDEENLNEKLQYVSSIMELAMNCTAKSPIERMNMTDIVVALEKIKQQLSSQY from the exons ATGGGATTTTCGGGTACCTTCCCACCACAACTTGGTGACCTTTCTTTTCTTGTTTCGCTTGATCTAAGCTACAACAATTTCCATGGTGAACTTCCACCAGAGTTTTCTCGTTTGCGAAAATTGAGAATTATTAATCTTAGTTTCAACAACTTCACTGGACAAATTCCTAAATTTTTGGGTGAATTTCAAGACCTTCAAATGTTGTCTCTTGAAAACAATAGTTTCAGTGGGTTCATTCCTCCTCCTATCTCTAACATGAAGAATCTtggattcttgaatttgaggtaCAACAATCTGGAAGGAAATATTCCAACAGGAATAGCCACTCTTCGGAGTTTAAAATGGTTGAGTTTTGGATTCAATAAACTCAATGGCTCCAATGTGCTCTCCATGTTCAACATCTCGACACTAGAATATTTGGATCTCATAAATGCTGGTTTAATTGGTGATTTTCCATCTGATTTGTGTCGTCGACTTCCAAGATTACAAAGGCTTGGACTTAATTTCAACATGTTAAGTGGAGAGATACCAAGAAGCATATCAGAATGCTCGGAACTTCAAGTCCTATTGTTGTTGCAAAACAACTTTATCGAAAAAATTCCAAGAGAACTTGGGAAATTACAACTGCTGCAAATCTTAACTCTTGGGTTCAACAAGTTACAAG GAACAATTCCTGATGAGATTGGTGATCTTCATAATTTGAAACAAATGGGCACAGAAAAAAATGCACTAATAGGCTTAATccctttaaccatattcaacatttcaTCACTTCAAGTTTTATCAATTTGggat AAAAGAGAGGGGGGGAGAGAGAAAGGAAAGAGGGAAAGCTGTGCGTATTGCACGAAAATGGAGTGGCAACGATCTGCCATTGTTGAAAGGGAACTGAGCTTTGGTCGAAAATGGAAAGGGATGAGGGAGAAGAGAGAAGGAGGAG TTGTAATTCCAGATGAAGTCGGTAACCTTCAAGAGTTGTTGGAGCTGAAGTTGGACTTCAATAACTTTAGTGGGTCGATCCCTATTGGTATATTTAATATCTCAACTCTTGCATCTATTTCACTCACACAAAAGCACATTTCAG GTGCAAATAAAATTGATGGTGTCTTACCTAGTTCCATCTCAAATTTGTCTAAGCTTACTGTTCTCGAACTCAGTACAAATGAACTCACAGGTTCAATTCCTGACTCTCTAAGGAACTTGAGACTTATTGAAATTCTCAACTTGCAAGGTAATGCCTTCACCAGTGAGTTTTCAATGTTGAGTTTTATTACTCCTTTGGCCAATTGTAGACACTTAAGAGAACTGATATTGTCACTCAATCCCCTAAATGCAATACTTCCAAAATCCATAGGCAATCTCTCTTCTCTTCAAACATTTGAGGCAGTAGGCTGTAATCTCAAAGGCCATGTTCCAAATGAAATTGGAAATTTGAGAAATTTATCTTATTTGAAGCTGGATTACAATGACTTTACTGGAATTGTCCAGGTAACAATAAGTTCATTGAAAAAACTTCAGCAGCTTTCACTTGATGCAAACAGAATAAGTGGTCCTTTCCCAATTGTTTTATGTGAGCTACCCAACGTGGGCATGCTAAACTTTTCACAAAATCAAATGTGGGGTAGCATTGCTAGTTGCTTGGGGGAAATGACTTCTCTAAGGGAGATTTATCTTGATTCCAATAACTTCACTGCTAGCATACCTTCAAGTCTTTGGAACCTCAAAGACATTTTGAAGCTGAACTTGTCTTCAAATTTCTTCAATGGTTCACTACCACCAGAAGTTGGAAACCTCAAGGTTGCAATACTTCTGGATCTTTCCTGGAACCAAATCTCAGGCAACATTCCTAGTACATTAGGAAGTCTACGGGGATTGATTCAACTGTATTTGGCTCATAACAAAATTGAAGGATCTAATCCTGAGACAATAGGAAACCTATTAAATTTGGAAGTTTTGGATATTTCAAGTAACATGATTTCTGGAGTGATTCCAAAGTCATTGGAGGCACTTAAGAAACTATACTCTTTTAATGTCTCATTCAACAGGTTACACGGTGAAATTCCGAATGGAGGACCTTTTATTGATCTCCCTTACCAGTCTTTTGTGTCGAATGAAGGACTGTGTGGTAACACTCAAAAGCATATCCCAGGTTGTCCTTCTAATTTAAAGAATCATCCTCATTCAGAGAAAAGAAGAGTGGTATGGATTATTGTTGCCTCTTCAGTTATCGCTTTAGTAGGGCTTGCGTCGGCAATAGTTTTCGTGTTGATAAGATGTCGTGGTAAACTAGTCATAGGTGAAGATGAGTGGTCGCCTAAGGTAGCACCACAAAGAATTTCTTTCTATGAACTTCATAGAGCAACGCATGGCTTTGATGAAAATAACTTGCTAGGTAGTGGAAGTTTTGGTTCTGTTTACAAAGGGACATTAGAAGATGGGATGATAGTAGCTGTTAAAGTTTTCAATGTGCAGTCGGAAGGAACATTTCAAACCTTTGATAGAGAATGTGAGATCTTGCGGAATCTTCGTCATAGAAATCTAACAAAGATCATTAGCAGCTGTTGTAACTTAGATTTTAAAGCATTGGTACTTGAGTACATGCCAAATGTGAGCTTAGACAATTTGCTATATTCTCAAGATTATTCTATAAATATAATGCAACGGTTGAATGTCATGGTCGATGTCGCATCTGCTCTAGAATATCTCCATCATGGTTACTTTGTACCTATTATTCATTGTGATATGAAGCCTAGCAACGTCTTACTTGACAAAGACATGGTGGGCCACCTGGCAGACTTTGGCATTATAAAGTTTCTAACAAAAGAGGAATCTATTGCTCATACTGCAACCTTTGCCACAATTGGTTACATTGCTCCAG AATATGGATTGGAAGGCCTTATATCCAAGAGGTCTGATGTTTATAGTTATGGTATAATGTTGCTGGAAACTTTTACAAAGAAGAAACCTAATGATGAAATGTTCACGGGAGATGTGGATTTGAGAAGCTGGGTGCACAGTTCACTTCATGATAAGCTGGATGAAATCATAGATGCTGACTTACTAACAATAGACGAAGAGAACTTAAATGAAAAATTACAGTATGTGTCATCAATCATGGAGTTAGCCATGAATTGCACAGCTAAATCTCCAATTGAAAGGATGAACATGACTGATATTGTAGTAGCATTAGAAAAGATCAAGCAACAACTTTCTTCCCAATATTGA